Within the Hermetia illucens chromosome 6, iHerIll2.2.curated.20191125, whole genome shotgun sequence genome, the region CCGTTCTCAGTACTAAATTGAACAACCAGTAATGTAGTGTCGTTTATCTGGACAGACCAACTGAAGTAGGTTCCCAAATTTACTAACATCCTCACCTTCCGGTCATAGATAATCCTTAAGCCAcgatatctcccttaatattagGAATAAGAGGAAAAAGGGTTTCCTTTGGTTTGGTTGGGACTTGCATTTCAACATTGGTAGCTTATTTCCAGTTTAAGTCGAACAACGTGACGGAGTACCAACTAAacgcctccccatcgtcagagagctagcctggaaccatttgtcacattactttgggctagtccccgaactctcccgcattACGGAGCCTTTAAATCAAGGAATTCCATCCACCCAGGGGGGAAGAGGAAGGGTATTGTCAGTTCGAAGAACCTCTTGTCATGCGGCTGCTCCACGGGtccagctctatcttctttgcaacgagaaggacccgaatgtaatgggcaacacgactccacctgtcagcactcctcagcatctccttgacaatgttgtctggagagatatACCTTGCATTTAAATGGAGCTGCTGACGTatctcatcccaccttccacaagaaaaaaaagtgtggtgggcgtcgcccacaactccattgcaaagcacacaatccagagatcgtgcctttccaatcttgtgcaggtaagattgaaaacctccatgttcacttaagaactgggtaaggaaatagtcagtctcaccatgcttccacgTTACGCCACTCCACGTCACGCATCTAAATTGCCGACGAgcggcgcagtccatctgcccatctagtttcattttgccaagagagttgccactcatttaaGGTGCGTTGCCTTCCTTGTCACTTCTCTCTGCCCTTGTATATGCCTTGACGCTTCTTAGTAAGAAGGGTAATGGAGATCACCATCAAGACCGGTTCAGacacagtgcggtacgcagacgctacccgcaaagctccccgtctctgtacttgtgcgagACGCTCAAGATATACCCTCTttccaagagcgtcagcccatacctctgcgccgtagagtagGACACACTGCATAGAACTAATCAGGGGATGTCGCCTGGTAGATGTAGgacccaatatttgccattagtccATTTAAccccgaaactccagctgcagcattGTTCGTTGCTACTTTCATTTGCtaaaaaaaagctcatctttgaaataagagtcagcccgaagtactttaccgctggttttcactcgattatcgactcgatatgggacgcagggtcggaattctcttcttagtcaggacgactatttcggttttttcctgTGCAAAGTTGATATTATGAGTAGTCATCCGTCCGCTTACctttcgcatcaatatgcctactctgctttgcgcctgttcgacagtgtgtccagcaacaagcgccgcgacatcatctgcataatggaccaggcgcgactcttcagacATGCCAAGCTTAAGTagtatcataggtagcgtttcagaggtccggccctaggatgaatccctgtgctaccctcaAAATCCGGAAAGTATTTTATAGTGTGGCTAGAAtatcttttcatcttacggaattaaaggcgtttttgacgtcaagcgttacgaggagcactacccGTTGAGCTCagcgacttgcatgacagcatcaactgtggagcTCCCTGCTTTAAAAGCGAACTGGAGGTAAATCTCCGGCagtgcgtatcgcttcagtgagtctatttctgatgagctgTTTGAGTACGTTTTCAGCAGTGTGTACGAAGATGGCAACTCGAGGTCGCTTTTCCCTTTGGTGATCAGTGCAAGCCTCGCCATCGTCAAACGAGCAAggaaaatgtcctctttcaggcCAGCGTTGAAAGCAcagagcagtaggtctggctggTGTTGgagtaccagtttgtatacatcTGCTGGAATACCGTCGGGTtctggtgccttcttgtttttcatagagaggactacctgttccaactcttttgtaGAGAAACATGGAAAGTTCTTGGcgttctccgcgccgacgtcatcatcccgtacggggtgcACAGAGAATTGtccccgtacaatgcggtccatctgcttgcccttaagtaaacagggtttccgcagagccccgattttttgggttacttcattcacctcgttgaccagatcctgccagcagcgagttttgctcctgtttattgtggtgtggagtctccttttggctgatttgtattcCGCCATTTTGGTACATGCCCCTGTTACACGCTGTGTTAAGCGCGGAGCTTGTGATACTCCTTTCGGaattctgcaatttccaccgtcccccaatacatagaagagttgccacgtctcgatgtccTCCTAGGAATGGAGGCTCCGCTAGTTGTCGTTCctgttcataactgaatttaccgcagtgttagctgcagcgccaccacccccaggaaTACTCTCCAGCGCGACCaaacctgttccaagagttttgacAAACCTTTCGGTGATTACTTTCGCATCGTTCCATTCACAGAAAGAGCGttagctgcagcgccaccacccccaggagtactctccagcgcGACCaaacctgttccaagagttttgacAAACCTCTCGGTGATTACTTTCGCATTGTTCCATTCACAGAAAGAGCGTGGTGGCGTACACCGAgcgtttgtgtccaccacttcaaaggcaatgtattgatgatccCATCcccatcagacgcgccacgttACTGCATAGGAAGCAGCTTTCCTCTCCGTTGTAGGTGTTCGCTTTCTCTACCAGAAGCCCCTTAATtccttcacagaacgtaactttatttgttgtcctcctcgggcctagttcgacacCCTTCgctttacgaatggaagacacttctcctccgctatcttcgagtttgatcttgtaacagatttcactgaggacttccgcaaaagtcttgcgttccgtcggcttaataagtagaGCTGGCAGTTTAGTCCTTCTTtttctccccaccttttcttttggtgctccgtccttcgtgttcgccttaattttaagcagaggtttttctgatgacgcagcgtgttgttgttttttgtccgtcttcgtttttttcttttgggccctggagaGCCTGAGTGAAGCCTCGCTCAGATGCGCTTTCCTCTTTTCGTTTTtacccagttcgctctgcaatgggctatcTGCGATTCGTTTGGCGTTCATAGTTTGACCCGAGGTTATTTCTGCTTCTCGCAGATTTTCTGTTACTCTCCATGTTtacctataatatgaaattctgtccaggaaaTTCTCCGCccatttttcacccctttgctgacgtttttttggaggaacgtcgctgatcgcatgcgcttcacaactgccacgcatttcttaataagcctttcctcttcagcttacgccagagtagtcgacagcgctTCCACTccgcttatattcgaaaccatttcgttagtttcggcagtttccacacCAACTACAGCACTGTGTGGTACCGTCTGGGCTCCCGTTTCCGTTGCCGGTGTTGCATTAATTTGCGTGTCTTTCTTTCTGTCTGCGCTTCCCGATgtttcgtcgggtatttcagcccttggtgCGTCCTTTGCTGGGCGCTGGAGTGAGCGacgaatgctttaaggagctctaatGGGAAACGGATGTAAATTTATGAGGTGGCGCCTACAGAATTGTGATGGAACGGTTGAGATCCCGCTCTCCCAAATTACGTGCCCAactttcttgttgaaaatcatccaggggttattttccCAGCAGGAGGGGGGCACTGACACATTTCAgggatctctgaatgtgacggaaaTTCCTGCAGAGACCACGGATGAGCTGTTGGCGATCTTAAGCAGAATAGGTCATCACAAAGCTCCGCGCCTGGATGGCATACTGAACACGGACCAAAtggcggcaaagagggctcggccagcAATGgtcaagtcttcatttgcagccgaGGCTgccgaagccgatggatggatcTTGTGTGAACACATCAATTCATCCGGCTACCATACCGAGCAGTGCGAGTATTTTCGGAGGAAACTTCTTCCAGCtttaaggactgcatcctcggaAGGGATCATACTACGCTttaagtcggtaggtgtataccgtaaaactATCGAAGGAGACCTGTagcccacggcatcttcatTCGAATCGTGGATGAGGTGTAAATAAATTTGCAACATTGCAAAGTGGcggctgcacttatcagtcgtcggatgtgtatacctcatacaagagccATGAAGTTCCGCCCGGAAATCAGGAACTTACAATTCCggcatgctgacctgttgtatgctcATGGAAGAGATATACGCCGATCTTGCATGGCGGTTGAAAAAGACCTCCAAAATGCTGTCTTTGTTGATAACCTATATTACGGCGGTACCGCAATGATCAATCTAAACTAAAAAGTCAATAAGGAGGTAAGGAGATTCTATGGTactctgcttatttcccttaaGAGGTAGACAAAGTCCTCAGTGGAACATTCCTCAGAATTAACCAATATTTCAAAAGCAAACGCGTGGGAATAATAACAGACTGTGCTGTTAACgccatatatgctggggaagttccaacgcaagaggatcgagactcgTGGAGTATCTGGTGGGAACCGAATTGTAGATTCTCCATTAGGGTAATGAACCTATTTTCTTCAACGTGATCAGGCAGAGGTCATCGATATCACGGTGGCATCGTCAGATATTGTGGGTCTTGTCGTAGAGTAGAaagtatcaaattaaatcacagtctcggatcacaggcgcgTGGATTTCATAATGaccatggatctacctccacccactgcATTTTGGAATCCACGTCAAATAGATTGGCGCCGTACAAAACAGAACTAGACGCCCGAGTTACAATCCTTGGGAGAAGCATCAAATCCGAAGTTGAAGAGAGTTGTtcactcaagacgccaaagaagggAAAAACACACCATCGGCTGGCTGGAATTGGTATAAAGGGGCTCAGAAAATTCTAACGAAGtgtataagatcggctaaacgatcattatGAAGACGCTTTTCCGAACAGACAaattctcttgaggcaacctccaAACTGAAGCAGCTCCTAATTAAAGAACGCAGCCAGAAGCTggtttatttacgtttacagagcggaaGGTACATaggaagcgatgaagaaacggcaaaccatttgctggaagtgcacttcccaggcagtatCTGAAAACTCATGCTGGGGCCGACGGGTAtgtacagccctcaaccgagagccTGGGCCCTGGCATGCGAAGTAGTATCACTGgcgcgagtaaaatgggcatttgacTCGTTCAatgatacaagtctgcagatcCGGATgacattattcctgctctagtaatagagggaatggatgccatgCGTCtagatattcggaatatataccgtgtttgcctagcacatgcttatattccatgCAGGTAATATTTACTCCCAAGCCCACCTACATGGACGCAAAAGGCTTCGGatcgatcagtctaacttcctttctgctaaaaggactggaagaACTAGTAGATTGGtttataagggatacatacTATACATCCTTAAGTAGCCTCTTCATTATACGTAACATGCCaatcagaaaggcaaatccagggAGACAGCACTCTATGAGGTAACGGCGAAAATCGAGAAGACGATGTCTGATAAAGAACACGCCTTAGGTGTATTCATGTACGTTGAAGGTGCctccaattatgcctcattcgcggtgaTTTGCCACACGCCAAAACAGTACGAAATCGATCTTACGTTAATCAGTTGGGTTCTTCACATGTTAGAGTaaagaaagatccacatattggttgAACAGAAGTTTATTGAGACAGAATGTCTTAGGGATTGccgaatgtggggggggggggggtgctccTACTTATGGACACCTGCTATGACTCCTGGGGGACACAAAGATCTTTCCATCAGCATTTgcagacgatctagccgtaatatttATCGACAAGTTTGCGGAGATAGTATATGACCGCATGAATGTAACACTGCCACACAACCTTCGTAATAGACTCACGGTCAActaagactggactagttatgttcactagaacAGGTACAGCAAGGTAGGTAGCAAGGCCTGAAATCCGGCTGGTTCAAAGAGTCACATATTCATGAGGACAATTCGGCTTCACGTTAATGTAGAAGCACCATTTCCACTGAACGATACCaggaatcctgcagattgctctggtgctacaGGACTGCTGTAGGTAAGACTTGGAGACTTCCACGAAAAGAGATTCattagatgtatacatccatattaAATCCCACCCCACTTTGATGCATGCATGCTTCGTCTGGGGCCGAGACTGAGCTTTGCTATCAGCAGGAAGCTACTGACAcataagtattactggagcaatgaatagTAAGCTAACGGCGgtactcgaagctatcctaaatctaccgccCATTCATTTGGatttgaaacggaaagcagctaacgatcCATATAAGTTCGATACTATTGGCGGTTCATCTAGAAATTCGTCGGGAAACATCATGTGGCTCTAATGCCTGCCGATATGGTTtacagattcgtctttgaaaagacatattctCATTCTCTGTCGTAAccatcaaaagagaagaatagtcAATAAATGACCATGAGTCTTTTATAATTACAGACACTGCTCTTTAAACTAAGATCGAAAAAGATGTGAGCAGTGGGGAAACACGGCCCTACACTTCGTATTGAGCTGGCCGGCCTCCTCAAATCTTAGATGAAAACGTCTTGGTAAGGCTTTCTTCAATGAAACCTGTGAACGCCGCAtgcaggaagccattgaataggtgatttGCAGATGTAGTACGATGAGTATGACAAAGCCCTGAGTGCTTAAAACTGCGGCTCCTGAACTAAACTAAAGTAACTAACCCGATGTAACATTTCCGCTAATTAAAATAAAGACCTCTAATGCTTCTAATTCTATATTGCAACAAATGATCCTACAAATAAGATTCAATAAATAACTTTAAATACGGAAATAAGATTCGTAACAACACAAACGTTCCAACAAATAGTAACAAACTTCAGTCAATATCCAGCTAAGTCATACTTTTGGCCTTGATCCTCCTGGTAATTGTGGTTCGGAGCATGTTCTGTTTCGTCATATCCGCTGCTGATATTAGAAAGAGAAGATTCGTGTAGACCTAGAGAAGCGTGAACCCCAGCTTCTTGCGCATTATTCTGAGCTTCTTGTGCTGACAGTGACGCCTTTTCAGCAGCAGCTCGAGTTGCTTCATAGTCAATCCTGGCCGCGTTCAATTGAGATTGGACTTCCTCTAATTTAGCCTTGGCTTCCCCAACCATGGCAGTTTGTGAAGCTAATTCAGCTGCCGCTTCCGCAGCAGATTGTTGAGCGTGTTCGGCAGCAGTTTGGGCGTTGTTTAAAGCAGCCGTAAGGACGGAGACATGGTTAGTGGCCTGATGGGCTGCTTGTTGAGCAGCCTTCGCTGACCGCTTGGCCTGTTGAAGTTGGGTTAGTTCTCCTTCAAGGGATCGATGGACTTCGATGGCTTGCTGCTCAAGTTTTTGCAGAAGGACTTCTTTGCCCTTTAATGCAGCCAGGGCTGTGGTAGCAGCCTGAGCAGCGGCTTGAGCCAGAGTGTTTTTGGCTACAAAAGCTGCCTGTTTTGCAGCTGCATGTTGGGAGGCAACTGCTGAGGTTGCTTGATCAGCAGAACCTTGGGCAATGGATCGTAAGCCACTCCCAGCGCTAAAGCCAGTCTTAGGCAGGGAACTTTGGACGTCGTAAACATATTGGACACCATCATCATTTGAGGGCGCGTAACGATCGTTTGCTTGACTTTCGTATTCGTAGTTCTGCTGTTGATGCTGGCGGTAGTGGTGATCCTTCCTTTTTGACTTTCGAGCATGAGATGCGCCTGTGGAATTAATTATTGTGAAATATGATGTGGTTTATGGAAATTATAGCGTACTTACCGAGCAGTGCAACTACCACAACTAAGATTACGGCCACTTTCATTTTTCCGATTACCAGTCGACTGCAAATacatgaaaagaaaatgtatCAGTAACAGAGGAGCATGGGTTTTAATGAGTTGCACTCAAATGGGCGAAAATAACTAAAGCTGCCTCGTTTATCATTAATTGCTAATTTTCTGCACAGTTAATTTGCAAACGTTGGGGCTGTGATTTATATGTATTTGGAAAGCGCAGTTTCTTCCCGGAAAGAAAAAACAAGGCTGTAAGAGATAGTTTCATGGTATAATGCTTAGGCTAGATACTAAGTAAGCAGCAAGAAAAAACTGTATGTAATTATGTATTTTATGTGCAGGCGTTTCGTTGAATCTCCTCAGTATTAACTTTGCAAATAATGAGAAGTTGGAAAGCAGAATCCGCAAATGTAAGAGACAATGTTTAAAACCCAACACTCAGGTATTCCTTAACCTGTTTGAAAGCAAGCAAGCAAGAAAGATTATTGCTTTTTAATCACTTCAGTACTACTTTTATCCAATTTCAGTAACATATGCAACTTTGTTTTAATGTTAGATATTGTAAAAAATGTGGAGATTTCCTTTCTGGGATACTTTCCGGTTTAATTTTACagccaaaagaaaaagaaactagTCCGCGctttcctttaatttgatacaccCCATACCTACAtggtgtgaaaaaaatgtacaccacccTCTCGTATATATGTGGAGTCCCCTCTTAAATCCAGCATAAAATGACTTTACTCATTATCTGCAAAGCGGTTCATGGaccacatactctcaccaaatttcatgacgatAGCTTCAACCGATCCCGAATAAATcctgtgtgacagacggacagacaaaaatagacccgttcagaagaagctGACCAATTTTAAGTTCTCTTCCAATGCAAAAGACAGCACACGAGAAAGCTCCAGGAAGCTAAGTAAATgataaaggtgaaggagtctgtTAAAGAGTAACTTCACTAACCGGAGTTTGGAGCTAAAATAGTTAAGCTTAAGTTCACCAAGAAAAAATACAGCGTGCGTCAATCCATTAAAACATGGTAAGAGCCATTGAGGTGTTCTATAATGGATCAGAGGAGGAAGAAAGAAGACCTAAGGAAAAGTCAATTGGAGGAATTGTGTCGAAGCAGctcagaagttgttggccataAGAAAAGTTTGAATTCGATGGGTCGTTTGTCGTCTAACAGAATTATGTAAATAAACCTCTATCATTGAAGGTTAGTTCAGAATTTACTTAAATACTTGATATGGAGGTTGCCTTCGTAAGTGGACTATCCAGGAACCGTAAATGGAGCCTGTGGGTCACAGACTCTACTGGCGGAGCGGCATTTGGCcggtggctttgtgtgggcaacaACAAGTGTCATGTAtgttacagctgctacgccccatctAGTCTCACATCCTCTGAGTTTGAAGATATGTTAGTCAACCttattcacgacgcaaggggagcaagtccaaaggtgattttgATCCGTGGGGAAGCAGAGAAAATAACGCAAAGGGAAAAGTATGTAAGAGCGCTAGGCGAAAGGCTCAGAGGATTGTAGGTCGAATTGATCAAGTGCACAAGGAAGTCCGCAAAAATctgaagctcgccatccagcataACAGAAAGGAGTGCTTTAAACAGCCCTGCTCTGAGGCGATTGTGAACCCGTGGAGGAGCGCCTATAGAGttatgatgggacgattcagaggtcggTCATTTCTGTAGGTCACATGCCCTACactattattgaaaattattcagGGATTATTCCCCCAGAAAGATAGGGGCGCCGATATCTTTCAGGGATCTCTGTGTGACGGCGATTCCTGCAGTAACCACAGACAAACTGTTGGATCTGCACAGAATGTAACAACAAAGCTCCAGGCCTAGACGGAATAccaaatagagcccttaaactcgtcgTGAacatgaggaatgcattcaattcgaccaatcGGATCCTCATCGGAAAGTCTGTGTCAACGATTGATGTTCCCACTTATCTTGCTGccattgtcgatagctacttgcgagaACGGGCCTCTGTTATAACACTGATGATGGACCAAGGAGTACGTTTTCTCCcagggtgttccacagggctctgtactggaccCACTACTCTGGAACATCAAGTCCAATGatatacttaaccttccggttctggATGAAGCTACTGTGGTGGGTTTCGAGATCAACATAAAACTGGTTAcggtcgcaaaacatctcgaaaatcCTGTGTTGTTCTCATAAGAAGcaattagtgctgttaatgtGTGAGTAGAGAGTGTTGGACGGGCACTCGCGGAGGGAAATTCTCATTACGAAGCCCCGCAAGAGAGATTACGCTCGCgctagaattgggaatcatatcagtACTTCAAAGCCAGCTACCAAGTACTGATATGCATGATAGatgcaaaactcaattttaagtaaCACATGGATTTCTAGACATGTTCTGGACAATGCGGCTTTCGTCATCTCGGTAATGATGCCGATTTACATCTTAGCAGACGagatgatgaatatatataaCTCTAGGTTCATCTTTATTTTCCGCTGGCGAGAAAAGCTGAAAAGAGAGATTCATAACCAGATGGCAagtgatgggaccagtcagaaaagagtCGCttaacttacaggttgatctcttccatcggggagtgacctccctcacctgattgtccaaactgcgaggcGGTCCCGGACAACTCAGCACATATATTCTTCCAATGCCGGTGGTCcatgaagaaaaaggaagaacttAGAGGAACCTCTAGATGAAATACTATCGAATGAAAATTGCCGCTAAATTATTTGTCAGGATCGTCCTGGAGCTCATCAACTAACACCTCAACAACTTTCCGCTTTCCAATTTCTGTACCGATCACATAAATACCTTTCGAATCATTACAATGTGCGGAattcacacacacacacacatatcaTGGAAGAGCAACAATTCCATTGGCGTAAAATTGTGGAACAGGAGTGCCAACGTCTCGAAAAGTCTTGGGGGACGCTGAAGCACGCTGTCAAGAACCGACAACGATATGGTTTGGCCGACGAGGTATACCCCATTTACAGTACTATGGCAGCTATAAGTATTTTCGGTGTTATCCTTATTACAAGCTAAATTCTAGGCCGTTGGCGGCCTGGTCTGGCTCAGATCGTATAATTCGACAAGTCGTCACACGACCTTCTCGCGGTAGCCCCTAGAAACTGCCTTTGGACGGGACAACAATATGTAGGGCTGGGCTAGGAGCAGGCTCATCCAACGACGGGGATTTGTTTGTCTGCTGGCCATGTGTAAGCAGTAAGCGAATCTGATTGGGAGATAAATCGAAGCAGCAGCCTGGGGATCGTCCTTCCAGCACTGAAAAAAAACGTTCACAGGACCCCAAGTCAAGGTGAAACAGCATGCGCTGAGCGGAGCCTGGTCTTTAGTATGCCGACTCTGAATAACTTAGAAACTTTCATTTTCTAGTAAGACCTGTACATTGGGGGCTGGGCTCAAGGAATTAAGACATGGAAAACtaacgatagaagaagaagagatggtaatgttagttgcatcatcggaggacgatcTGCTCGTATCTAGCCAGAGGAACATTTCAGCACAGTCTGTGCTAGCTGTAACAACGCAgtgctcaaaccaataacagggACCTGCGGGGGGACAGACGGGCTAATGGTTTCCAGCATAAAAATCACTGTCGTCGAACTggatgtagcgagtaccagctaTGGTACTCTTAACCCGAAATTGTGGACATCAAGGGTCCCGTCATCCTAACCAGGACTGAGAAGGAATTCGGCCAAAACAAGTCAACTAAGAAACAAAGGCCCTGTACACGAGCTAGTATCAGAAAGGTATGCATATTTTAAGGAAGATTGCAAAGAATAAGGAGGCAGGTACTATCAACGTGTGGTATGAAAACGACCTCGTtcaataccaggcgattgttcaAGACTACAACAACAAACGGTTTCCCAGGCGGCAGGCGAAGCTCACACCTTTCGAGCGCAACATATGTCAAGATATTATCGAACAGCAACACAAGCGGAGCAGGGTGTACAAAGGCTCGAACACTAAGGAACTTCTGGAAAATGATCATTATCAGATTATAGTTGGATAATTTAGATCCTAGATCTCGCTGTAGAGGTCTCCAGCCTTTTCAGTGACCGAAGGAGGATTGACTGGAGGACGATTGGTCAAGTTACCAAGAACAAACATTGGGACGACAGACGGACTGTAGTCAAAAGTTAGGGCTCTGGAAATGGCAGTAGAAACCATGTTGAAAGTCTCGCCTGAAgaggtacaagtcggccataaaGACTGCCAAGAAGCAGTGCAGGTCGCCTATTGtcacattgaaagcaccaacaaatcggctagactgagtaagattctgtccaaggagttatgaagcccatcctttcttggaAAGTTGGAAGGCTCTTGGCCGAAATCTTCCGGTGAACcactggagctgctggttcaaacgcactgcCCCGCCAGTAAGGAGAGCTGTGAgttagagccttgcttggatgATGCGTACGAGACTATGAAATGGGCAATTCCTGAGGATTATGCTTTTCCGCATATACATCTCTAATCCCAGATGGCATAACGCCACTCATCCTCAGTGGCGTCATCCTTTCAGTGCTTTGGTTGACAATGATGGACGACATTGGACAAGAGCTGAGTGAGGGTGGTTGAATAATGGAGGGAGCGTTGAAAAAGGTGTGCttgtgggctgcaagatgcggacttggCATAAATCAAACCAAAAGGGAGCTGAAtgtattcaccaccaagacatgGGTACCCAAATTCAACCTGGTGCGACTAAATGAACGAACATttattctttcc harbors:
- the LOC119659533 gene encoding translation initiation factor IF-2; translated protein: MKVAVILVVVVALLGASHARKSKRKDHHYRQHQQQNYEYESQANDRYAPSNDDGVQYVYDVQSSLPKTGFSAGSGLRSIAQGSADQATSAVASQHAAAKQAAFVAKNTLAQAAAQAATTALAALKGKEVLLQKLEQQAIEVHRSLEGELTQLQQAKRSAKAAQQAAHQATNHVSVLTAALNNAQTAAEHAQQSAAEAAAELASQTAMVGEAKAKLEEVQSQLNAARIDYEATRAAAEKASLSAQEAQNNAQEAGVHASLGLHESSLSNISSGYDETEHAPNHNYQEDQGQKYDLAGY